In the Epinephelus lanceolatus isolate andai-2023 chromosome 6, ASM4190304v1, whole genome shotgun sequence genome, one interval contains:
- the LOC117253736 gene encoding uncharacterized protein LOC117253736 isoform X2: MNSNTHVIQVTNVSPSTTSEQMRTLFGFLGNIEELKLFPPDDSPLPVTSRVCFVKFLESESVGVSQHLTNTVFVDRALIVVPFAEGVIPDESKAMSLLAPANAVAGMMPGGGLLPTPNPLATMGGTPFGGLGAPNMEQMAAMGMPGPNMNPQALSADFLKLMQSMDPKLNPLAAGLNLNPGLKNDASNKEIEEAMKRVREAQSLISAAIEPGNKKDDKRKHSRSRSRSRRRRSRSRSRHRRSKSRSRRRSHSRSRRRSKSPRRRRSHSRDRGRRSRSRDRRKEEKSKKRSKTPPKSYSSARRSRSISRRHRRSRSASRSPRRRLSRSPSPRRHKKEKKKDKEREKERDRDRREDRDRSRDERERSTSKKKKSKDKERDRERKSDSEKGDVKVTRDYDEEEQGYDSEKEGEEDDDERKSDSDSASSPKGPEEMERSEGQIPKKSKLNGDDHHQEDMEMSD; encoded by the exons ATGAATTCCAACACGCACGTCATTCAGGTGACAAACGTCTCCCCGAGCACAACGTCCGAACAAATGAGGACTCTGTTTGGATTCCTCGGGAACATAGAGGAGCTCAAACTGTTTCCACCTGA TGACTCTCCCTTGCCTGTGACTTCACGTGTCTGTTTTGTAAAGTTCCTTGAGTCTGAGTCGGTGGGAGTTTCCCAACACCTGACGAACACTGTCTTCGTGGACCGAGCCTTGATCGTGGTCCCTTTTGCTGAAG GAGTCATTCCTGATGAATCTAAAGCTATGTCGCTGCTGGCTCCAGCCAATGCCGTGGCAGGAATGATGCCTGGGGGAGGCCTTCTTCCAACACCCAATCCTCTGGCAACA ATGGGAGGGACGCCATTCGGAGGTCTTGGAGCTCCCAACATGGAGCAAATGGCTGCCATGGGAATGCCGGGCCCTAACATGAACCCCCAG GctctttctgcagacttcctgAAGCTCATGCAGTCCATGGACCCCAA ATTGAATCCATTAGCGGCTGGACTGAACTTGAATCCAGGGCTGAAGAATGATGCCTCCAACAAGGAGATCGAAGAGGCCATGAAGAGAGTCCGAGAGGCCCAGTCTCTCATCTCTGCCGCCATTGAACCAGGAA ATAAGAAGGATGACAAGCGCAAACATTCCCGCTCTCGTTCGCGGTCACGGCGCAGGCGGTCCAGGTCTCGCTCAAGACACAG ACGTTCGAAGAGCAGGTCTCGGCGGAGGTCCCATTCAAGGAGTAGGAGGAGGTCCAAGAGTCCACGGAGGAGGAGGTCCCACTCCAGGGATAGAGGCCGCCGCAGTAGATCTAG GgacaggaggaaggaggagaagtCTAAGAAAAGGTCAAAGACGCCCCCCAAGAGCTACAGCAGTGCCAGGAGGTCTCGAAGCATTAGTCG GAGGCACAGGCGAAGCCGCAGTGCATCtcggtcccccaggaggaggtTGTCCAGGTCTCCATCGCCCAGACG TcacaagaaagagaagaagaaggacaaGGAGCGTGAGAAGGAGCGGGacagagacaggagggaggacAGGGACCGCAGCAGAGATGAAAGAGAACGCTCCACaagtaagaagaagaagagcaaagACAAGGAACGAGATCGGGAACGCAAGTCCGACAGTGAGAAAGGAGATGTTAAG GTGACCCGGGATTACGATGAAGAGGAGCAAGGGTATGACAGTgaaaaggaaggagaggaggatgacGACGAGAGGAAGAGCGACTCCGACTCTGCCTCATCCCCCAAAGGCCcggaggagatggagagatcTGAGGGCCAGATCCCCAAAAAGTCCAAACTGAATGGGGACGACCACCATCAGGAAGACATGGAGATGAGCGACTAA
- the LOC117253736 gene encoding uncharacterized protein LOC117253736 isoform X1, translating to MNSNTHVIQVTNVSPSTTSEQMRTLFGFLGNIEELKLFPPDDSPLPVTSRVCFVKFLESESVGVSQHLTNTVFVDRALIVVPFAEGVIPDESKAMSLLAPANAVAGMMPGGGLLPTPNPLATMGGTPFGGLGAPNMEQMAAMGMPGPNMNPQALSADFLKLMQSMDPKLNPLAAGLNLNPGLKNDASNKEIEEAMKRVREAQSLISAAIEPGNKKDDKRKHSRSRSRSRRRRSRSRSRHRRSKSRSRRRSHSRSRRRSKSPRRRRSHSRDRGRRSRSRDRRKEEKSKKRSKTPPKSYSSARRSRSISRRHRRSRSASRSPRRRLSRSPSPRRHKKEKKKDKEREKERDRDRREDRDRSRDERERSTSKKKKSKDKERDRERKSDSEKGDVKLSPQVTRDYDEEEQGYDSEKEGEEDDDERKSDSDSASSPKGPEEMERSEGQIPKKSKLNGDDHHQEDMEMSD from the exons ATGAATTCCAACACGCACGTCATTCAGGTGACAAACGTCTCCCCGAGCACAACGTCCGAACAAATGAGGACTCTGTTTGGATTCCTCGGGAACATAGAGGAGCTCAAACTGTTTCCACCTGA TGACTCTCCCTTGCCTGTGACTTCACGTGTCTGTTTTGTAAAGTTCCTTGAGTCTGAGTCGGTGGGAGTTTCCCAACACCTGACGAACACTGTCTTCGTGGACCGAGCCTTGATCGTGGTCCCTTTTGCTGAAG GAGTCATTCCTGATGAATCTAAAGCTATGTCGCTGCTGGCTCCAGCCAATGCCGTGGCAGGAATGATGCCTGGGGGAGGCCTTCTTCCAACACCCAATCCTCTGGCAACA ATGGGAGGGACGCCATTCGGAGGTCTTGGAGCTCCCAACATGGAGCAAATGGCTGCCATGGGAATGCCGGGCCCTAACATGAACCCCCAG GctctttctgcagacttcctgAAGCTCATGCAGTCCATGGACCCCAA ATTGAATCCATTAGCGGCTGGACTGAACTTGAATCCAGGGCTGAAGAATGATGCCTCCAACAAGGAGATCGAAGAGGCCATGAAGAGAGTCCGAGAGGCCCAGTCTCTCATCTCTGCCGCCATTGAACCAGGAA ATAAGAAGGATGACAAGCGCAAACATTCCCGCTCTCGTTCGCGGTCACGGCGCAGGCGGTCCAGGTCTCGCTCAAGACACAG ACGTTCGAAGAGCAGGTCTCGGCGGAGGTCCCATTCAAGGAGTAGGAGGAGGTCCAAGAGTCCACGGAGGAGGAGGTCCCACTCCAGGGATAGAGGCCGCCGCAGTAGATCTAG GgacaggaggaaggaggagaagtCTAAGAAAAGGTCAAAGACGCCCCCCAAGAGCTACAGCAGTGCCAGGAGGTCTCGAAGCATTAGTCG GAGGCACAGGCGAAGCCGCAGTGCATCtcggtcccccaggaggaggtTGTCCAGGTCTCCATCGCCCAGACG TcacaagaaagagaagaagaaggacaaGGAGCGTGAGAAGGAGCGGGacagagacaggagggaggacAGGGACCGCAGCAGAGATGAAAGAGAACGCTCCACaagtaagaagaagaagagcaaagACAAGGAACGAGATCGGGAACGCAAGTCCGACAGTGAGAAAGGAGATGTTAAG TTATCTCCACAGGTGACCCGGGATTACGATGAAGAGGAGCAAGGGTATGACAGTgaaaaggaaggagaggaggatgacGACGAGAGGAAGAGCGACTCCGACTCTGCCTCATCCCCCAAAGGCCcggaggagatggagagatcTGAGGGCCAGATCCCCAAAAAGTCCAAACTGAATGGGGACGACCACCATCAGGAAGACATGGAGATGAGCGACTAA
- the LOC117253736 gene encoding uncharacterized protein LOC117253736 isoform X3 — protein sequence MSLLAPANAVAGMMPGGGLLPTPNPLATMGGTPFGGLGAPNMEQMAAMGMPGPNMNPQALSADFLKLMQSMDPKLNPLAAGLNLNPGLKNDASNKEIEEAMKRVREAQSLISAAIEPGNKKDDKRKHSRSRSRSRRRRSRSRSRHRRSKSRSRRRSHSRSRRRSKSPRRRRSHSRDRGRRSRSRDRRKEEKSKKRSKTPPKSYSSARRSRSISRRHRRSRSASRSPRRRLSRSPSPRRHKKEKKKDKEREKERDRDRREDRDRSRDERERSTSKKKKSKDKERDRERKSDSEKGDVKLSPQVTRDYDEEEQGYDSEKEGEEDDDERKSDSDSASSPKGPEEMERSEGQIPKKSKLNGDDHHQEDMEMSD from the exons ATGTCGCTGCTGGCTCCAGCCAATGCCGTGGCAGGAATGATGCCTGGGGGAGGCCTTCTTCCAACACCCAATCCTCTGGCAACA ATGGGAGGGACGCCATTCGGAGGTCTTGGAGCTCCCAACATGGAGCAAATGGCTGCCATGGGAATGCCGGGCCCTAACATGAACCCCCAG GctctttctgcagacttcctgAAGCTCATGCAGTCCATGGACCCCAA ATTGAATCCATTAGCGGCTGGACTGAACTTGAATCCAGGGCTGAAGAATGATGCCTCCAACAAGGAGATCGAAGAGGCCATGAAGAGAGTCCGAGAGGCCCAGTCTCTCATCTCTGCCGCCATTGAACCAGGAA ATAAGAAGGATGACAAGCGCAAACATTCCCGCTCTCGTTCGCGGTCACGGCGCAGGCGGTCCAGGTCTCGCTCAAGACACAG ACGTTCGAAGAGCAGGTCTCGGCGGAGGTCCCATTCAAGGAGTAGGAGGAGGTCCAAGAGTCCACGGAGGAGGAGGTCCCACTCCAGGGATAGAGGCCGCCGCAGTAGATCTAG GgacaggaggaaggaggagaagtCTAAGAAAAGGTCAAAGACGCCCCCCAAGAGCTACAGCAGTGCCAGGAGGTCTCGAAGCATTAGTCG GAGGCACAGGCGAAGCCGCAGTGCATCtcggtcccccaggaggaggtTGTCCAGGTCTCCATCGCCCAGACG TcacaagaaagagaagaagaaggacaaGGAGCGTGAGAAGGAGCGGGacagagacaggagggaggacAGGGACCGCAGCAGAGATGAAAGAGAACGCTCCACaagtaagaagaagaagagcaaagACAAGGAACGAGATCGGGAACGCAAGTCCGACAGTGAGAAAGGAGATGTTAAG TTATCTCCACAGGTGACCCGGGATTACGATGAAGAGGAGCAAGGGTATGACAGTgaaaaggaaggagaggaggatgacGACGAGAGGAAGAGCGACTCCGACTCTGCCTCATCCCCCAAAGGCCcggaggagatggagagatcTGAGGGCCAGATCCCCAAAAAGTCCAAACTGAATGGGGACGACCACCATCAGGAAGACATGGAGATGAGCGACTAA